The window TTCTGCCGTTAAGGTGATCGATTTAAATATTGAGCTAGTCTCACCAGGATACGACAACTTTTCTTTGTTCGGTTTCCTCTTGCTCCTGAAAAAAACTTCTTACATTTTGCTATAAAGAAATCCTCGTTACCCACGTCCGAAAATGCACGTTATTTATGCAAGCCCAAAAGTGTCCCATTGCTTTTCTCCCCAACTACAATAGTCCAGTTTCAAGTTCTTCATGACCGCTTAATAAACACACTGATGGGGATAGGGATAGTAGCCTACATCTGATGTGAATATATCCACAAATACCCGCGGGAAGGTGCCTGAAATTTGAAACTAAATAGACAGAGTAGTAAACAAGTCATCTTTTCGCTGGAATTTGTGAATATATACACTTAAGATGGAGGCTAACCTTGTAAAAATGCTTCCTCAGTGTTTTTAGTCAGCGGTCATGGAGAACTTGAAACTGGACTATTAGCCAAtatcgaaaataccataatattctttgcttgtccctccaaaattttgcgtaaGAATTGTCTCtggtttctcttgggaccattataagtcccaagagaaaataaaaacaatgcttatgcaaaattttggagagacaaacaaaagattattatcgtatttttgatatttaacaattattcgccgaaggcgaggtgaatagcgcgttttcacatgacgtcacagcggccatgttggtgttccaaaacaaagaaatggcggccatgatggtgtaccaaacttaTCTCcggggaattgaactctatttttatgcaaatactttcttttctttcagtaaTCCAGTacggctgctggtcacgtgagtgaaaacgctccatatcGCTGAATGAAAACCGAGACAAAGTCGACGTTTTTATTGACCGATATATTCGCCGAGCGTGaggtgaataattattttagtgtaattacacaggtgattatttgaaaaatgtgcattttctttaaaacaattaatttcgtCATCGGTCACCACGACTAAACGGCTtacggccattttgaaaaaaaaaaaaaccagcgatAATCACCTCAAacgcaaccaatcagcgcagacaATTTTTAATAATCACTTATGGAATACGGAAAATGAACGTCACAAACTGTCTCTTTAACTCTGCTCCTACATTTTCCTCACCAGTTAATAACGTTAAACCTGAATTAAATTGATCTCATTGCTAGAAATAAGAAAGAAatgcatttttataaaacttgacgtttcgtatgctagtcaacacacattttcaaaagtgaccgttacaatttttgaaaactatatatatatatcgtaaacattaggggtatggaacctagactgagagaCGCCTGGCCACGACTGGCCACTACTGGCCACTagactggccacgacattaagtgggatcactttgacattttagcgtccgaaaaaactgactttcactgcaaaattaaagagactttgttgattcaagagctaaagccttctcttaatgtcaatattagtagtgagaagtaattgctgttttagctattactcctcattatgtctcgacacgtactgctgcagatcatttttctcagtctaggttccagacccctaatgtttacgatatatatatagttttcaaaaattgtaacggtcacttttgaaaatgtgtgttgactagcatacgaaacgtcaagttttataaaaatgcgttggaatacaatgtttatcaccgctgtttgtgttattttcttaatcaagctacgatggcctaagaacaagagtttataagAAAGAAATGCTTTTATATACCAAAATTGGACATGTATCAACACCAAGTTGACCTCTTTACATCGAAACTCAATGAACTTACATTTGGTTACGAACAACACTAGTTATCTGTCGATCACATGACGAAAGCAGGAGAAGGTGGGCAGGAGAGAAGGAACTAACCGACAAAAGGAAAAGTCACTTGGGTTGGTGGTAGTTTCGGCCTTTTTAGCGCATGCGTAGTAGGCGCAATGACCGATGGCGGAGCCGCATATTTGCGCAAATTAGGCCCCCGCCACGCAAAATTGTTTCTTTCGGTTGTCTTTTGATTCGTTTTGTATTGACCACCTCTCCACTCAAAAgaggcttaaggacggtgcctactattgttattgcgcatacattctgcgcatctccagatactccgatgcctactaatacagggatatttttgtgcggtttaaaactatccggagaaagtagatcttagtaagtactcttggtatccaaaaagaaaattgggggtaaccatgcatgtttgagagataattaaacttcaatttgagaaagaatgccatacattactttgtattttaaagctttttacaaatattattcatgaattatctttgaaaaatgcatggttatccccaattttctttttggatttcaataacacttgttaagatctacattttctgcataatcatataccggggcaaaaatatctttaattaataggcaccgtccttaagcgatCCTGCTTCCTattaatgaagggggtagtttctaaagaaactgtggtgctgcgtcggtgaggAAGTAATATACAAAaacttggttttatcaacggagttgataatgtaaatttaccaccgtacagagattcgaaaagctgacgtttcgaacgttagccctttgtcagagattcgctctgacgaagcgAATTTGctctggattcgctctgacaaagggctaacgctcgaaacgtcagcttttagagtctctgtacggtggtcaatttacattatctgCTTCCTATTACTCCGTCTTTTCTTCTTCGCTTGACCGCGCAGTCGAGACAGGTTAAAGGATTGGCTCAAACAAGAATAGGTTTGCAAATTCGTAATCTTCCCGTGAAAGATCTAGTGGTACCCAGCATAGATAAAGCTGCTAAAGCTACGTGCATATGCTAAAGCATTATCTTAGAAGTCGCCATTTTATCGGTGTCCTTGTGATCCCCTAAGAGAGGCTACAGCCTAATTAATCACAGTGAAAATTATTTTCCCAGCCTGTGGAGTTTCCCGGTCTCGTGAAGCAAAATTCTTGATTGTCGGGAAAACGTTGAATACAATTGTTTGTAAGATGTGGCTCCACAAGGAGACCGATTAACCCGGCAAAAAAGCTGCCAACACCATTTCCAACGGTCAGCACTCCCAGGGCAAATTCCCTCTCCTCAGGCGAAACATGTCGCGTAACAGCATGTGGCGAGTGTACGACAATCATTCCTGCCAGGAGGCCAAGCGTGAAACAAAGAAGAATAATCATCCACATGTATGGGACAAAATGGTAGCATGATTCGAAAAGAAGGAAGGCAAGATGAGTTGCTTCTAAaactgcaaaaacaaaaacgagtTTTGATAAATGTATATTCAAGGTGAAATACCTCTTCTTCGCAGGTCAGTCATGCTAATAGTCTGTGATTCCTTAGGCTTGTTTCGTACTCTCACGATTGCCATGGACAGGGACACGAATCAACCTCGTCTCCAGGGCGCTTTTTTCCTGGGACACGAATGGGATATGGTTTCATAACagaacattctttcccgtaagAAGCTTCCAATTTAGTTCCCAGTCGTTTTCGCCGCAGCGGAGAAACCCTGGAAACGAAGCGCTTTGCCCCAATTTCATGTTTGCTCCAGCTCAACCATAAGACTACGAAAAATCGTAACAGTTCTACTAGTGTGTCCTTATCTAACTAGTTGCGTCTTACAAAATCACAAgacatttatatatattttgggtGCAATACAAAAAGGGCCGTGCAAATATCTTTAGCTTTCAAAGCTAGCAGTTTATCACATTCGAGTTTAACATAGGAACTCAGTCCTTTGTAAGCTCTCGTCTCCAAGACAACCGTTCCTTAGCTAAATGTTTGGCTTGTTACGTGGATATCAGACTTTGGCTCATCATGAAGCCGAGTTTGCAAGATTAAACtggaataacaaaattgaaggTCGACAGTCCAGTCAAACCTTTCAGTTATAGACCAAAATTTCACAATAGCGTAATTACGCTATTGTGAAATTTTGGTCTCTTATCGCACTCCTGTAAGAatccaatacaatacaatacgatACAGTACGATAAGataccaatctcgaccccagagctcttcacTTGActaagggagagaagagctctggggaaccctgaaacaaagtgtcttttcattggttttcgttaagaacaataaaaaccgtctctaattggtgcattcatgttagcacgaggaggtgagcaggcgccgtaacgtttaaggacgttcgcgcgaaaattttctaacattgatttttttctgcaaattttaccattgaaagatgatgagttagtgatgtcagaaatgtaaaaaaaatggggggtcaccgacttcgttttggagagaacttgcccggaaaaacaccctaaatctgaaaaaatccggcttctttagcgaataaggccacagtgtctgtaagcccaaaaatattgcaattacatctttgaagtcaAAGGTTCTCGACCAAACTTCGTTTAAGTGgtcccatcaagtgaatttagttaactgttgaggttccttaaagaacaagtttgcatttagcgaccatagtttaatgcgccttgcagccgcaaaatggcaggattccatttcccgaggacagaaatcttggattttttttaacttcccacattgattttttgttcatttttggacaatgtggagataattgtaaataaaatctgtttctgaaaagaaaagcaggtgtcaccgaacatccaagatcgttaaatccaagcaaagttatagcaatggccatctgccctatcatcgttcattttagtacttagcgtgcgcgctcgatgcatgacgtggcatgtgaatttgcgtgcgctgtaaggatgcgcagtagcaattggcgcgaacgtccttaaatagcAAATTTTGGGCTATAAGACCCTACGTCGCATGTTCTCCAACACAGAGTTtaccagagccttgggtcgatccaaggctctggtgacgagattGGATAAGATACGATACAATATATACGATATGATAATTAGTTGTGGGTGGATTCGGTATATGATGAAGAAGGAAAACctgagtacccggaaaaaaaccgTCGAGTCGGAATGAGATCACTTATGTCAGCCCACATACATAATGGCGACAGAAACTTAAGAACTCGATCTCTTTTACGTACCTGAGAAAACCCATGTCCTGGAGCACTTCAAGAATTCTAAAGCATCCGAAGGGAGAAATGCCAAAAGACACAGACAACTCCTGCCAAAAAACTTTCCCATTCCATAAGACAACGAGTAGTAAACGAAATGATCTCGTAGAGGAATATTTGAATTAGGAAAAGCAATGGTAGTTACAACTGAGGACATCGACAGGTACTCCGAAAAGAAGCTCACACAAAGCGCAATTATGAATGGCAAAATCTTTAAAGCAATGCCTAACTTCTTGTTACAAGAGGACTTCTTAAGTGAGTGAAAAGCTTCGTCTCCATCACTTTCTGCCATGGAATCAACTCTCTTGTAATCTATCTCTTGTTCTGAACCATTTTTAATAACATCTTTGTCCAGCAGAGCATAGAAAACCACTAGAAGGAAGGGCAAAGGAATTGTCATTAAGACGGCCTTCTTAGGCGCTATGCAGCTCCATGTTGTCAAACCTAAAATGTAACAGAACGAAATTTGATTCCAACGTAAATGTTCGTTAACCCAAGTAAATTATATTAACACTCGCGCTCCGAATATTAATTAGAAATAAGGAGATTGGATGACTGCATGAAAAGCTCTAAGGACTAACCCTTTTCTTAAGTTTCATGTGTCCGTTCAACGAAGGAGAACACATACAGCTCGTGTCTCGAATAAAAAACCCCATTTGTCTTGATTTTCCTTCGTTGTTAAGAAAACAGACAACGTTATTCCCTGACAACGCATAGCGAGCTGTATTAACTCAGCTGCTCGACAGATTTAAGTTTCGTGTAGCTCGAAGAAGTTATGTAACAGATCGTCCAATACTTTTGTTCGGTGTATGCATTCAAaggaagggaaaggaaaggagctttATATATTTAAGTCTATTCTTCTCGCGCTggagaactaattggggacactgtaaactgaaatcaacaaattgacgCAAATCAATCGGTTTTTGAccgaggagaggggaaaacccggagaaaaacctctcggaccccagagcagagtagagaaccaacaaactcaactcacacgTGACGCCAAGTCTGCGATTGCACCTGGTGGACATTAGTGGGAAGCAAGTGCTCTCTACGCCAGCCCTGCACCCAGGAAATTCAGTCCAAACTGATAACTCCAATTATCAAACACCCAAGATCAGGTTTTCTGCGTTGAGGAATGGCAAATTCGATTTCCTAAAACACACCCATGCAACGTCTGGAATTTCTCCTAATGTAACCCTCGTTCATTTTGTGTTCGTCTAAGTTCTAACGCTGTAGAGCATCGAACTACTGTGTGGGAGGTTGTAGGATCATGATCGGCTCCGGCCGGattaacactcagggtctttaaatgactgaggagaaagtgctgcctttgtaatggcatctgcaaatggttagactctttACTCCTCTCGGATAGGGACGATAAGCCGTAGGGCTCACCTTAcgacccttcaatgttcatcaGACTCTTTAAGCTGGGGATacaaaagaacccacacactattcataaAGAGCAGGACATGGGGTTCCTGGTGTTCTGGTCTGTCTGTTGTATACTTAGCCTATTCCCTGCTACGCTCACTGACCCTCGGGGGCAGTTGCCCTGTGTAAAGTACTACGTGTCCTACTGTGggctttccctttttttgcatgaatgaaatgaaatgaaatatttggGAAATAAGGTACTTATATACGTGGTAAACTTGCGGACCATAATATATATTACCTGTGTAGTAAACAGGCGAAAACAGCGAGGCCATTCCTGTTCCCGCAACAAATGCACTAAAACAGAATCCTGGATAGAATGACGTGAGCGCTAGAAAAATTATTTCGGCTGCTCCAGTGGCCATGGCGTTTAAAGCGATTCCAAGTAACTTTGCTCTGATATCGTTGAACATTCCAACAAAAGCAAGCCCAAAGAACATGCTCACAGCGATGAAACAAGTCTTAAATCCATAGGAAATTCTTTGTATAAACCAAGGCGCAATTATTTTCGTGATCATCAATGGTGTTACAAAACTGACAAGAACAGTGGCCGTGGGTAGCTTTTGTCCGCTTAAAATGTCTTCCGCAGCGGACAAAAGCATTTCTTGATTAAAAAACGTCAGCGTTCCGAAAATATAAAAACACAGAACATTTAACGGCCCCCTTGAATCCGAAGCGGGTGGCGTCTGCgacttttttgcaaaataattctCGCAAATCTTTCTCATCATGCCCATTAGTCATAGTCCACTCACGAATCTTAAGGCCCCGAAGCATAACCAAGAATCACGGAGAAAACCACACACTGTTTACTGTTTCTTAAGCTGTGTGCCTGTGTAAAGAACTCTTTAACATCGAACCGGAACAAAGAATCCACTGTAACTTATCAGACCAATCATGTAACAAGCGAACAAACCTGTTGTAAATCCTTTTTTCTACGAGATCAGCTGGGAAAACACGTCTTAAATTCGAAATCTCCTCTTTGCCCATCGTGGCACCCTAACATGTTGAGCCATGCGTCATTTAACGCTGTATTTAGGCGGATGCCGGATCACTCAGTTGACGCTTTCTCGCGGATCGAAACGTGAAGAAAGCATAGCGTAAGTTTAACGTAACGTTCAAGTTCTTTCCTGCTTGGAATTGAGATTAGAATTAATTTAAATCCTCAAGCTTTGCTTTGCATCAAGTTCTTTTAGTCCTTGAGTCCTTCAGCAGATAATAATAAGCTGTTATTAAAGTGATTGCATAACAACTGAGCGCCAAAAGGTATGTTAGTTGTCGGTTCCGCTACGTTCCGTACTAGTTAGTTTCCTTCGATTTCGGGCCAAAACCAACGGGAAATACATAGATGAACTACGATGAACTAGGTGTTGGGGGCTAGAATTCAGATAAACGATTCTCTGAACAACTCACTCAATCAAGTGTTaccattttgaatgacgttgtCGGTCGTCGAACACAAAACACAACATCCTGTTGTGGTTAATGAATTATTAAAAAGAACACTAAGTTATCTGTCAAGATGaatttttggcctttttcaAGCTAAAAGCTTGTGAAACTCAAGTTGATGCGCAGAACTGTGTCATACAGGAAAATCATGACCACTTTTGGCGTTTGACGACCGAAAAAGTTCTCTAAATGATCTTATTAACGAATTTTTTTCTGTCTGTATCAGGTTTTGTTTTGTAACAGATTTGAAGTGTGCAGGTACCGTGTAACAGAACCTATGATTGCCCGGCCTATTGTCTACCTTTTCCTGCTCTGAGAttgtttacaagaaaaaaacactttcgAAAATTTTATGTCCCAAACAGTTACAACCAAAGCGCGTGTTAAGGAACATTCGCACAATATCTTTCGCTGATTACGGTTCTTTATTAAATCGATAAACTGAAAGCTGAAAAGACACAGGGGTTTTCTTCTTCCCGGTAAGAGAGTCTGGTAGGTTTGGTAATGCGTCTGTGACAATCAAACACGTCAGGGAGGGGCCCCAAGTCGCACTTACCAGCTCCCCTCATAAATATTCTGTCTGTCAGGACCCATGGATTCTCTGTCTTGGAGActtgggacttacaatttcCAAAGCAAATTCAATAGTGTTCCTATCAGTGTGAATAGAATGAAAGGCCCTGGTTTAGCAAAAATTAACTCGCTTGTTTTCGTTGCTTGTGTTTTATTCTTGCTTCGTCAGTTTAAAGAAGCTCTATGTCCGCTTCCTTT of the Montipora capricornis isolate CH-2021 chromosome 7, ASM3666992v2, whole genome shotgun sequence genome contains:
- the LOC138056476 gene encoding uncharacterized protein; amino-acid sequence: MGMMRKICENYFAKKSQTPPASDSRGPLNVLCFYIFGTLTFFNQEMLLSAAEDILSGQKLPTATVLVSFVTPLMITKIIAPWFIQRISYGFKTCFIAVSMFFGLAFVGMFNDIRAKLLGIALNAMATGAAEIIFLALTSFYPGFCFSAFVAGTGMASLFSPVYYTGLTTWSCIAPKKAVLMTIPLPFLLVVFYALLDKDVIKNGSEQEIDYKRVDSMAESDGDEAFHSLKKSSCNKKLGIALKILPFIIALCVSFFSEYLSMSSVVTTIAFPNSNIPLRDHFVYYSLSYGMGKFFGRSCLCLLAFLPSDALEFLKCSRTWVFSVLEATHLAFLLFESCYHFVPYMWMIILLCFTLGLLAGMIVVHSPHAVTRHVSPEEREFALGVLTVGNGVGSFFAGLIGLLVEPHLTNNCIQRFPDNQEFCFTRPGNSTGWENNFHCD